A part of Carettochelys insculpta isolate YL-2023 chromosome 1, ASM3395843v1, whole genome shotgun sequence genomic DNA contains:
- the CMSS1 gene encoding protein CMSS1 isoform X4, with protein sequence MSNPSDDEEMEKSTNTSKPVQPDADIKPAALKKRKQPAECFLIHPKEKEESTVKVKRRRKKKISDILAKSSPKPGVPEDLQMLLNQHFGTKRSVIELEELKLPDSCFLPANDLTHSFSSYLKEICPKWAKLRKNHKEKKSVLMLIICSSALRCLELIKSMTAFKGDCKVMKLFAKHMKIKEQMRMLENGVIHLGVGTPGRIKALVEQDGLSLNSLKYLVLDWNWRDQKLRRMIDIPEIRKETTDLLEMGIIKLCREDSVKLGLF encoded by the exons ATCCTTCTGATGATGAAGAAATGGAAAAATCAACCAACACAAGTAAACCAGTGCAACCTGATGCAGACATTAAACCTGCTGcactgaagaaaagaaaacag CCTGCAGAATGTTTTCTAATTCATcccaaggaaaaggaagaaagcaCTGTGAAGgtgaaaaggagaaggaag aagaaaatTTCTGATATTCTTGCAAAATCGTCTCCAAAACCAGGCGTCCCTGAAGACCTACAAATGCTGCTTAATCAACACTTTGGTACTAAACGTTCGGTGATTGAATTAGAGGAGTTAAAACTGCCAG ATTCGTGTTTCCTTCCAGCCAATGACCTCACCCACAGTTTTTCTTCTTACCTGAAGGAAA TTTGTCCAAAATGGGCAAAACTTCGTAAAAACCACAAGGAGAAGAAGTCTGTGCTGATGCTGATTATCTGCAGTTCTGCTCTCCGTTGTTTGGAGCTCATTAA GTCAATGACAGCATTCAAAGGAGACTGCAAAGTTATGAAATTGTTTGCAAAACACATGAAG ATAAAGGAACAGATGCGCATGCTGGAGAATGGTGTCATCCATCTGGGTGTAGGAACACCTGGAAGGATAAAAGCTCTAGTAGAACAAG ACGGCCTGAGCTTGAACTCCTTGAAGTACCTGGTTTTGGATTGGAACTGGAGagatcagaagttaaggagaatgaTTGATATCCCTGAG ATAAGAAAAGAAACAACTGACCTTCTGGAAATGGGAATTATAAAACTGTGTAGAGAGGATTCTGTGAAGCTGGGACTATTTTAA
- the CMSS1 gene encoding protein CMSS1 isoform X3, protein MGMLKDPSDDEEMEKSTNTSKPVQPDADIKPAALKKRKQPAECFLIHPKEKEESTVKVKRRRKKKISDILAKSSPKPGVPEDLQMLLNQHFGTKRSVIELEELKLPDSCFLPANDLTHSFSSYLKEICPKWAKLRKNHKEKKSVLMLIICSSALRCLELIKSMTAFKGDCKVMKLFAKHMKIKEQMRMLENGVIHLGVGTPGRIKALVEQDGLSLNSLKYLVLDWNWRDQKLRRMIDIPEIRKETTDLLEMGIIKLCREDSVKLGLF, encoded by the exons ATCCTTCTGATGATGAAGAAATGGAAAAATCAACCAACACAAGTAAACCAGTGCAACCTGATGCAGACATTAAACCTGCTGcactgaagaaaagaaaacag CCTGCAGAATGTTTTCTAATTCATcccaaggaaaaggaagaaagcaCTGTGAAGgtgaaaaggagaaggaag aagaaaatTTCTGATATTCTTGCAAAATCGTCTCCAAAACCAGGCGTCCCTGAAGACCTACAAATGCTGCTTAATCAACACTTTGGTACTAAACGTTCGGTGATTGAATTAGAGGAGTTAAAACTGCCAG ATTCGTGTTTCCTTCCAGCCAATGACCTCACCCACAGTTTTTCTTCTTACCTGAAGGAAA TTTGTCCAAAATGGGCAAAACTTCGTAAAAACCACAAGGAGAAGAAGTCTGTGCTGATGCTGATTATCTGCAGTTCTGCTCTCCGTTGTTTGGAGCTCATTAA GTCAATGACAGCATTCAAAGGAGACTGCAAAGTTATGAAATTGTTTGCAAAACACATGAAG ATAAAGGAACAGATGCGCATGCTGGAGAATGGTGTCATCCATCTGGGTGTAGGAACACCTGGAAGGATAAAAGCTCTAGTAGAACAAG ACGGCCTGAGCTTGAACTCCTTGAAGTACCTGGTTTTGGATTGGAACTGGAGagatcagaagttaaggagaatgaTTGATATCCCTGAG ATAAGAAAAGAAACAACTGACCTTCTGGAAATGGGAATTATAAAACTGTGTAGAGAGGATTCTGTGAAGCTGGGACTATTTTAA
- the CMSS1 gene encoding protein CMSS1 isoform X2: MGDALDEPWWEPQFGPHSSSGSNSPDPSDDEEMEKSTNTSKPVQPDADIKPAALKKRKQPAECFLIHPKEKEESTVKVKRRRKKKISDILAKSSPKPGVPEDLQMLLNQHFGTKRSVIELEELKLPDSCFLPANDLTHSFSSYLKEICPKWAKLRKNHKEKKSVLMLIICSSALRCLELIKSMTAFKGDCKVMKLFAKHMKIKEQMRMLENGVIHLGVGTPGRIKALVEQDGLSLNSLKYLVLDWNWRDQKLRRMIDIPEIRKETTDLLEMGIIKLCREDSVKLGLF, encoded by the exons ATCCTTCTGATGATGAAGAAATGGAAAAATCAACCAACACAAGTAAACCAGTGCAACCTGATGCAGACATTAAACCTGCTGcactgaagaaaagaaaacag CCTGCAGAATGTTTTCTAATTCATcccaaggaaaaggaagaaagcaCTGTGAAGgtgaaaaggagaaggaag aagaaaatTTCTGATATTCTTGCAAAATCGTCTCCAAAACCAGGCGTCCCTGAAGACCTACAAATGCTGCTTAATCAACACTTTGGTACTAAACGTTCGGTGATTGAATTAGAGGAGTTAAAACTGCCAG ATTCGTGTTTCCTTCCAGCCAATGACCTCACCCACAGTTTTTCTTCTTACCTGAAGGAAA TTTGTCCAAAATGGGCAAAACTTCGTAAAAACCACAAGGAGAAGAAGTCTGTGCTGATGCTGATTATCTGCAGTTCTGCTCTCCGTTGTTTGGAGCTCATTAA GTCAATGACAGCATTCAAAGGAGACTGCAAAGTTATGAAATTGTTTGCAAAACACATGAAG ATAAAGGAACAGATGCGCATGCTGGAGAATGGTGTCATCCATCTGGGTGTAGGAACACCTGGAAGGATAAAAGCTCTAGTAGAACAAG ACGGCCTGAGCTTGAACTCCTTGAAGTACCTGGTTTTGGATTGGAACTGGAGagatcagaagttaaggagaatgaTTGATATCCCTGAG ATAAGAAAAGAAACAACTGACCTTCTGGAAATGGGAATTATAAAACTGTGTAGAGAGGATTCTGTGAAGCTGGGACTATTTTAA
- the CMSS1 gene encoding protein CMSS1 isoform X5, producing MEKSTNTSKPVQPDADIKPAALKKRKQPAECFLIHPKEKEESTVKVKRRRKKKISDILAKSSPKPGVPEDLQMLLNQHFGTKRSVIELEELKLPDSCFLPANDLTHSFSSYLKEICPKWAKLRKNHKEKKSVLMLIICSSALRCLELIKSMTAFKGDCKVMKLFAKHMKIKEQMRMLENGVIHLGVGTPGRIKALVEQDGLSLNSLKYLVLDWNWRDQKLRRMIDIPEIRKETTDLLEMGIIKLCREDSVKLGLF from the exons ATGGAAAAATCAACCAACACAAGTAAACCAGTGCAACCTGATGCAGACATTAAACCTGCTGcactgaagaaaagaaaacag CCTGCAGAATGTTTTCTAATTCATcccaaggaaaaggaagaaagcaCTGTGAAGgtgaaaaggagaaggaag aagaaaatTTCTGATATTCTTGCAAAATCGTCTCCAAAACCAGGCGTCCCTGAAGACCTACAAATGCTGCTTAATCAACACTTTGGTACTAAACGTTCGGTGATTGAATTAGAGGAGTTAAAACTGCCAG ATTCGTGTTTCCTTCCAGCCAATGACCTCACCCACAGTTTTTCTTCTTACCTGAAGGAAA TTTGTCCAAAATGGGCAAAACTTCGTAAAAACCACAAGGAGAAGAAGTCTGTGCTGATGCTGATTATCTGCAGTTCTGCTCTCCGTTGTTTGGAGCTCATTAA GTCAATGACAGCATTCAAAGGAGACTGCAAAGTTATGAAATTGTTTGCAAAACACATGAAG ATAAAGGAACAGATGCGCATGCTGGAGAATGGTGTCATCCATCTGGGTGTAGGAACACCTGGAAGGATAAAAGCTCTAGTAGAACAAG ACGGCCTGAGCTTGAACTCCTTGAAGTACCTGGTTTTGGATTGGAACTGGAGagatcagaagttaaggagaatgaTTGATATCCCTGAG ATAAGAAAAGAAACAACTGACCTTCTGGAAATGGGAATTATAAAACTGTGTAGAGAGGATTCTGTGAAGCTGGGACTATTTTAA